In Felis catus isolate Fca126 chromosome B1, F.catus_Fca126_mat1.0, whole genome shotgun sequence, the sequence GCTTGGCCTTGGtggattttacttttaaactcaGTTCTTTCTTTCCAGCATCATCCTTAAGTGTGAGTAGATGACGAATTTCAGAAGACAGCTTCTGATCTACAACCGACAACTTGTTGATCAAATTTCGGTAGGTAACAAGCCTTTCTATGACAGGATGTCCATGTGCAGGGACTCTCCTGGCTTTCAGGATCAAATAAAAACTGATGTTGGAGCAGTAGTTCAAATAGAGATTGTACTTGGTCCTCAGGTATTGGCTTCCTTTTCCAGATGGAATGATCCCTTGCTCCACCAACTGTAGCAATGGCTCCAGCTCATCCTTCACCTCTGTCAACTTAACTTTCAGGTCTTCTATCAGTTCCAAGAGCTCTGGTGATTCTTTCCGCAGCATCTTCAGCTTCTCTTTCACTGAAACTTTCGCCAGATCCTTCACGACCCGGGTCTCAGCCTCATCTACTTGACGTACAGGTTTTGCAAAGGCCTCTACCCAGGTCACCCCAAAATCATCCTCTTGCAGGCCTTGGGCAAGGCGCCGCTGTATGAGCTgtgcttcttcttcctcctctctttcctcctcctctactTCTTGTTGACTTTGTCGGTTTCGGGGCTTGGAACCATAGTCTGTGTCATAATAAAGTTTTTTCCTCTGACCCCACGACAAACTGGGATCCACAGATGCCTCGGCCTCACTCTGCACGGAGCtcccaccatcatcatcatcatcatcttcctcctcctccgcaCTCTCTCCATCTTCATCGTCCTCATCAGCAATATCTAGGGCTAgaacctcctcctcctcatcgcCATCCTCCTCCTCGTCCCCACTCTCCATTTCGCTCCAGCCTTTAGACAAGACGGCCCGAGATCGGGCCTCATGGAAATCATCTACCTTATCTTGATAGTAGCTGGAGTCCCCTGGCGACGGTGGCAATTCTAAATCGTCTTCATTTTCGTCCGCTGGGCCGGGACCTGCCTTGGCTCGCAT encodes:
- the UTP3 gene encoding something about silencing protein 10, which gives rise to MVGRSRRRGAAKWAAMRAKAGPGPADENEDDLELPPSPGDSSYYQDKVDDFHEARSRAVLSKGWSEMESGDEEEDGDEEEEVLALDIADEDDEDGESAEEEEDDDDDDGGSSVQSEAEASVDPSLSWGQRKKLYYDTDYGSKPRNRQSQQEVEEEEREEEEEAQLIQRRLAQGLQEDDFGVTWVEAFAKPVRQVDEAETRVVKDLAKVSVKEKLKMLRKESPELLELIEDLKVKLTEVKDELEPLLQLVEQGIIPSGKGSQYLRTKYNLYLNYCSNISFYLILKARRVPAHGHPVIERLVTYRNLINKLSVVDQKLSSEIRHLLTLKDDAGKKELSLKVKSTKAKPKSVSETAAAAAPAVTDISDDSDFDEEAALKYYREIEDKQKLKRKKEENSTEEQALEDQNAKRAITYQIAKNRGLTPRRKKIDRNPRVKHREKFRRAKIRRRGQVREVRREEQRYSGELSGIRAGVKKSIKLK